In a single window of the Terriglobus roseus genome:
- the ftsW gene encoding putative lipid II flippase FtsW — protein sequence MAKRVGADKWLFGTVLALVLFGLVMIFSTSAVMAKAQFGSPYHFVVNQMVFVAFGIAALFILMRVDYRKYNNPKVVFPAIAITAILLLGVFFMGGMNGAHRWIRVGGLTLQPSELAKPLIVLFLAYFLQSRIHQIDDWRGTLLRAIAVPLLFILLILKEPDLGTALVCAGVTVLMLLLAGIQMRWIGLAAAVAAPPLYWMLFHVAFRRARMLAFINPDADPRGAGFHILQSLIAVGTGGFFGRGLTEGMQKLFYLPEPHTDFIYATVCEELGLLGALALLAGFVLLGYRGLRAAYLSTDPFARFFAFGLTCAILIQAFFNISVVLALLPTKGITLPFISNGGTSVFITLASMGVLLNITREID from the coding sequence ATGGCGAAGCGTGTTGGCGCGGATAAATGGCTGTTTGGTACGGTGCTGGCGCTGGTGCTCTTCGGCCTGGTCATGATCTTTTCGACCTCGGCGGTCATGGCAAAGGCGCAGTTCGGATCGCCCTATCACTTTGTCGTGAACCAGATGGTCTTCGTCGCCTTTGGCATTGCGGCGCTCTTCATCCTGATGCGTGTGGATTACCGCAAATACAACAATCCCAAGGTGGTCTTTCCCGCCATTGCCATCACGGCGATCCTGCTGCTGGGCGTGTTCTTCATGGGCGGCATGAATGGTGCGCATCGATGGATCCGCGTGGGCGGATTGACGCTGCAGCCCTCTGAACTTGCCAAGCCGCTCATCGTGCTGTTTCTTGCCTACTTTCTGCAGAGCCGCATTCACCAGATCGATGACTGGCGCGGCACGCTCCTGCGTGCGATCGCCGTGCCGCTGCTGTTCATCCTGTTGATCCTGAAAGAGCCGGATCTGGGCACGGCTCTGGTGTGTGCGGGCGTCACGGTGCTGATGCTGCTGCTGGCGGGCATTCAGATGCGGTGGATCGGACTGGCTGCCGCCGTTGCAGCACCGCCGCTGTACTGGATGCTGTTTCATGTGGCCTTCCGGCGTGCGCGCATGCTGGCGTTCATCAATCCCGATGCGGATCCGCGCGGAGCCGGTTTCCACATTCTGCAGTCGCTGATTGCCGTCGGCACGGGTGGCTTCTTCGGCCGCGGCCTGACAGAGGGCATGCAGAAACTGTTCTACCTGCCGGAGCCGCATACCGACTTTATCTACGCAACGGTCTGTGAAGAGCTTGGTCTGCTGGGCGCTTTAGCGCTGCTGGCAGGATTTGTGTTGCTGGGGTACCGCGGCTTGCGCGCGGCGTATCTGTCGACCGATCCGTTTGCGCGCTTCTTCGCCTTCGGCCTGACCTGCGCGATCCTGATCCAGGCGTTCTTCAACATCAGCGTTGTCCTGGCTCTGCTACCCACCAAAGGCATCACGTTGCCGTTCATCTCGAACGGCGGCACCAGTGTGTTCATCACGCTGGCGAGTATGGGTGTGCTGCTGAACATTACGCGCGAGATTGACTAG
- the murG gene encoding undecaprenyldiphospho-muramoylpentapeptide beta-N-acetylglucosaminyltransferase: MSLRVLMAGGGTGGHIIPALAIARELRDAHGAEVRFVGTERGLETRMVPEAGFPLDLIHVGQLKNVSMATRVKTLGDLPRGIVRCAGLLKSFQPDVVVGVGGYASGPAMMAALLLRVPTLAFEPNATPGLANKLVGRFVSAAAVNFPETLRFFRNARVTGIPVRPEFFAITPAPPSGARRLLVMGGSQGARALNAVVPQIAAALLDAVPGLTIEHQCGARHVEATETAFAASGADTSRYVVAAFLQNAAEAIAEADLLLCRSGASTVAELCAAGRPALYVPFPQAADDHQRKNAEAMVAAGAADLLVEQGMTPEVLFHKLIALLGDRAHLAAMGAAAKGVAHPDALRVIGKMVVALKRS; the protein is encoded by the coding sequence ATGAGTCTGCGTGTTCTGATGGCCGGTGGTGGCACTGGCGGCCACATCATTCCGGCCCTGGCGATTGCGCGTGAGTTGCGCGATGCGCACGGCGCCGAGGTTCGGTTCGTAGGTACGGAGCGTGGGCTTGAAACGCGCATGGTGCCGGAGGCGGGCTTCCCGCTGGATCTGATTCATGTTGGACAACTGAAGAACGTCAGCATGGCCACGCGCGTGAAGACGCTGGGCGATCTGCCACGTGGCATTGTGCGCTGCGCTGGCCTGCTCAAGAGCTTTCAGCCGGATGTGGTGGTCGGTGTCGGTGGTTATGCGAGTGGCCCCGCGATGATGGCGGCTCTGCTGCTGCGTGTGCCTACGCTGGCGTTTGAGCCGAATGCGACGCCGGGCCTGGCGAACAAGCTGGTGGGCCGATTTGTCAGTGCGGCTGCCGTAAATTTTCCGGAGACTCTGCGGTTCTTTCGCAACGCGCGTGTGACGGGGATCCCGGTGCGGCCGGAGTTCTTTGCGATTACGCCTGCACCCCCTTCCGGTGCTCGGCGATTGCTGGTGATGGGTGGGTCGCAGGGTGCTCGTGCGCTGAACGCGGTGGTGCCGCAGATCGCTGCTGCGCTACTGGATGCGGTGCCCGGGCTGACGATTGAGCACCAGTGTGGTGCGCGGCATGTCGAAGCGACGGAGACTGCGTTTGCCGCGAGCGGTGCGGATACTTCGCGTTACGTGGTCGCAGCATTTCTGCAGAATGCTGCGGAGGCGATTGCCGAAGCGGACCTGCTGCTGTGCCGTTCTGGCGCGAGTACGGTGGCGGAGTTGTGTGCGGCTGGGCGTCCTGCCCTGTACGTGCCGTTTCCACAGGCTGCGGATGACCACCAGCGTAAGAATGCTGAGGCGATGGTCGCTGCCGGTGCGGCGGATCTGTTGGTCGAGCAGGGGATGACGCCGGAGGTGCTCTTCCATAAGCTGATCGCGCTGCTCGGCGACCGTGCCCACCTGGCTGCCATGGGTGCGGCGGCAAAGGGTGTAGCGCATCCGGACGCTTTGCGGGTGATTGGCAAGATGGTGGTTGCGCTGAAACGGTCTTAG